Proteins encoded in a region of the Salmo trutta chromosome 34, fSalTru1.1, whole genome shotgun sequence genome:
- the LOC115173120 gene encoding uncharacterized protein LOC115173120, which translates to MEEPLKALFGVTEESLLISLVEGHSNPTSSSSSELSYAIAGEVVHQLNSGLSVAIQASSGSCPPMDSQDIAAGKEVIRVASVQILAELQSQTSEPEWVGFIEPLMDPVTDDVLNAIVGTMDKMAQDYNILLDLAKKMTIFGSKFLTNLQCDLDVECPSGKEGTTHFLKETGSSSSVVSRKLQTLSSPDFQSKALKAVSTILTRKVSSSSGVAPSSRPSSAAPSLTEAPLNTSCTALTSVSSTATVIVKAFVGGMETIASFEGKCEAVDWPVPVNDHKTGFSQKITFSPARTLYGLIRAKLRDLLTLSAREEGVAKDASLQESSDTLEKATVSTVEVQLPSTKLSRVPSESQPIPALCLSNLDNSTQEVLSSVFSIYKSELSKVESKCLAVVSSSDESLDACWLVDGVLSKLDDYTISQSPSPNEDLSVSTQCSQLSSEESVRITQSSTSLIQSIKKLSSNDFQTQAEEAVSKVLMRSSHSFITQISHTGLQKSLQAGLSSSSPSEIASMSSQNTAPGLVETFVKGMATIFQKNESTDTVLLERSGRVLQCSHGGSQLDDTELSVQISEEKLWSTAKTICVNMKNILKDFFTGLKPSGSERTENASSKETLGEILVAIQSEISNLGRIKDSRELLQINDMVGTMLKEVEKSEDDSEQVCQDIPRTCSSLSTSLKGRSSLSSSSKGPRSECELEINLPGTPIPDEVPFDLTCPIVRSSCIDTRDSKMPEISTSDLRTKMMAHTDEPLHRNSPMTDSSRPPSAKASFRSSTTPSFTSKGTSLVPKGDGIDIEEKEVSIPSSSGHLRELLISPDISSATAFPLQYLMDSSKDDVICLVTVLVIRLLSKIRPSALDGPFQQAPDMTETSQQLIRQVLSEFCAASRFSRTQEYSQNLHIHRVFRGVHNLMEEFGSYNTLQAAISSQDPAFDRVLVKSLTQQLVQGRKEASRPASAATNPADQAETERGAEQKARRSFLCFSMTKLRINFKRSKRGNKKDCHSVQEQTEITSTDGHCIAPHIEAHGAESPVGEVSPSISQPIKKQSLIVRVFSAMMKPFRRFTKKNL; encoded by the exons ATGGAGGAGCCTCTGAAAGCTCTCTTTGGGGTAACGGAAGAGAGCCTCCTGATATCCCTGGTTGAGGGTCACTCCAACCccacctcctccagctcttccgaGTTGAGCTATGCTATCGCGGGGGAGGTAGTACACCAGCTTAACTCTGGCCTCTCAGTGGCCATTCAGGCCAGCTCGGGGAGTTGCCCCCCTATGGACAGTCAGGACATAGCAGCAGGCAAGGAGGTCATTCGGGTAGCTTCGGTGCAGATCCTGGCCGAGCTACAGAGCCAAACGTCTGAGCCAGAGTGGGTAGGGTTTATCGAGCCCCTCATGGACCCTGTGACCGATGATGTGCTGAATGCCATTGTCGGCACAATGGACAAAATGGCACAGGACTACAACATCCTATTGGATCTGGCCAAGAAGATGACAATCTTTGGGTCTAAATTTCTGACCAATCTTCAATGTGACCTTGATGTTGAGTGTCCATCTGGGAAAGAAGGGACCACTCACTTTCTCAAAGAGACTGGATCCTCTAGCAGTGTGGTGTCCAGAAAGCTTCAGACCCTCTCTAGCCCCGACTTTCAGTCTAAAGCCCTCAAGGCGGTGAGCACCATCCTTACAAGGAAAGTCAGCAGCTCTTCTGGCGTGGCTCCTTCCTCTAGGCCTTCTAGTGCTGCTCCTAGCCTTACTGAAGCTCCCCTGAATACCAGCTGcacagccctgacatctgtaagcTCCACTGCCACAGTGATTGTTAAGGCATTTGTGGGAGGCATGGAGACGATAGCATCATTTGAAGGCAAATGTGAAGCAGTTGATTGGCCAGTTCCTGTAAATGACCACAAAACAGGGTTTTCACAGAAGATAACCTTCTCTCCAGCCCGCACACTCTATGGCCTTATACGAGCAAAGCTGAGGGACCTTTTAACTCTATCCGCTCGAGAAGAAGGTGTGGCTAAGGATGCTTCTCTTCAGGAGTCTTCAGACACCCTGGAAAAGgcaactgtttcaactgttgaGGTCCAGTTACCCAGCACCAAACTTAGTAGAGTTCCCAGTGAGAGCCAACCaataccagctctctgtctctccaatcTGGATAACAGCACTCAAGAAGTTCTTAGCAGTGTTTTTTCCATCTACAAGTCAGAGTTATCAAAAGTGGAGAGTAAATGCTTGGCCGTTGTCAGTTCATCTGATGAGTCCCTAGATGCTTGTTGGCTTGTTGATGGTGTcctatcaaagcttgatgactaTACTATTTCCCAGTCACCCTCACCCAATGAAGACTTGAGTGTGAGTACTCAATGTTCTCAACTGAGCTCAGAAGAGAGTGTCAGAATCACACAGTCCTCTACTAGTCTGATTCAGAGCATTAAGAAGCTCTCTAGCAATGACTTTCAGACTCAGGCAGAAGAGGCAGTGAGTAAAGTGCTGATGAGATCCAGTCATTCCTTTATCACACAGATCAGCCATACTGGTCTTCAGAAAAGTCTGCAGGCTGGCTTATCATCTAGCTCGCCATCAGAGATTGCCTCCATGTCCTCTCAGAATACAGCCCCTGGATTAGTGGAAACCTTTGTCAAAGGAATGGCGACTATTTTCCAGAAAAATGAGTCCACTGACACTGTGCTCCTGGAAAGAAGTGGGAGAGTTTTGCAGTGCTCCCACGGGGGCTCCCAACTGGATGATACTGAATTGAGTGTTCAAATATCAGAAGAGAAGCTTTGGTCAACAGCTAAGACCATCTGCGTCAATATGAAGAACATACTTAAGGATTTCTTCACAGGGCTGAAGCCATCCGGATCCGAAAGGACAGAAAATGCTTCTTCCAAAGAGACCCTTGGGGAAATCCTGGTTGCTATCCAGAGTGAAATCTCAAACTTAGGGCGAATTAAGGATTCCAGGGAGCTCCTTCAGATCAACGATATGGTAGGAACTATGCTGAAGGAGGTTGAGAAAAGTGAGGATGACAGTGAACAAGTCTGCCAAGACATCCCTAGAACCTGTTCATCTTTGTCCACTTCTTTAAAGGGTCGTAGTTCCTTGTCTAGCTCTTCAAAGGgtcctaggtcagagtgtgagtTAGAGATCAACCTCCCTGGCACTCCCATCCCTGACGAAGTGCCTTTTGATCTGACCTGCCCCATCGTCAGGAGCTCCTGCATCGACACCAGGGACTCTAAAATGCCAGAGATTTCTACAAGTGACCTAAGGACAAAGATGATGGCACACACAGATGAACCCCTGCATCGTAACAGTCCAATGACTGACAGCAGCCGACCACCGAGTGCTAAAGCCTCTTTTCGATCCTCCACTACTCCATCTTTCACCAGCAAGGGAACCTCTTTGGTACCAAAGGGAGATGGGATTGACATTGAAGAGAAGGAGGTGAGCATCCCCAGCAGCTCTGGCCATCTGAGGGAGCTCTTAATCAGCCCAGACATCAGCAGTGCCACTGCATTCCCACTGCAGTACTTGATGGACTCCAGCAAAGATGATGTCATCTGTTTGGTCACCGTACTGGTGATAAGGTTGCTATCGAAGATCAGACCCTCAGCCCTAGATGGACCCTTCCAACAGGCACCAGACATGACAGAAACATCTCAGCAACTCATCAGACAAGTCCTGTCTGAGTTCTGTGCTGCATCCAGATTCTCCAGGACACAGGAATATTCCCAGAACCTGCACATCCACAGGGTGTTCAGAGGTGTACATAACTTGATGGAGGAGTTTGGCTCTTATAACACCCTGCAAGCAGCTATTTCCTCCCAGGACCCTGCATTTGACAGAGTCCTGGTAAAGTCCTTGACCCAGCAGCTGGTACAGGGACGCAAGGAGGCGTCAAGACCAGCTTCTGCTGCAACAAACCCAGCAGACCaggctgagacagagaggggggctgAGCAGAAAGCAAGAAGGAGCTTCCTTTGCTTTTCAATGACCAAACTCAGGATCAACTTCAAG CGTTCCAAGAGAGGAAACAAAAAGGACTGCCATTCAGTCCAGGAACAGACTGAGATTACCTCTACTGATGGACATTGCATAG ctccacacATTGAggctcatggtgctgaatctcCAGTTGGAGAGgtttctccctccatatctcagcCTATCAAAAAACAATCCTTGATTGTCAGGGTCTTTTCAGCAATGATGAAGCCATTCAGGCGCTTCACCAAGAAGAACCTGTAA